One stretch of Armatimonadota bacterium DNA includes these proteins:
- a CDS encoding aminopeptidase P family protein produces the protein MLALTREKLDQARRLVAASGLDIWMTFVRETSGGGDPALPLILTGALTWQSALMVSKDGKAVAVVGNYDAEPLEATGDWDEVIPYVRSIREPLNEALNRLVPEGGGPPRIGVNHSLDDGKADGITWGMYLVLCDYLKGTRFENAIESAESVIVPLRSVKTPGELERIRDAVRQTDRLLAQFARSARIGVSEQSLFDSVQDAIDDAGLGYAWDRSGNPIVNTGPNSMVGHGRPSHQIKIAPGHILHIDVGVQVDGYCSDVQRCWYVQEAGEAALPEDVVTAWAAVMGAIDAGRKALAPGALGWQVDKAARSALVASGYPQYMHALGHQVGRAAHDGGGVLGPTWERYGRTTSMSVEEGEVYTLELGVMVEGRGYLGVEEMVVVTGDGCDYLTERQTELPLLAADRTA, from the coding sequence ATGCTTGCTTTGACCCGCGAAAAGCTCGATCAGGCCCGCCGGCTCGTTGCCGCCTCGGGGTTGGACATATGGATGACCTTTGTGCGGGAGACCAGCGGCGGTGGCGATCCTGCGCTCCCTCTGATACTCACCGGGGCCCTGACGTGGCAAAGCGCGCTGATGGTATCTAAAGATGGGAAGGCCGTGGCCGTTGTGGGCAATTACGACGCCGAGCCGCTTGAGGCGACGGGAGATTGGGACGAGGTTATCCCGTATGTTCGCAGCATTCGTGAGCCCCTGAACGAGGCCCTGAATCGGCTTGTTCCAGAGGGCGGCGGGCCGCCGCGAATCGGTGTGAACCATTCGCTGGATGACGGCAAGGCCGATGGCATTACATGGGGCATGTACCTGGTGCTGTGCGACTACCTGAAGGGCACGCGGTTCGAAAACGCGATCGAGAGCGCCGAATCGGTGATCGTGCCGCTTCGCTCGGTCAAGACGCCTGGCGAGCTGGAGCGAATCCGGGACGCGGTCCGGCAAACCGACCGTTTGCTGGCACAGTTCGCCCGGTCGGCGCGCATCGGCGTTAGCGAGCAGTCGCTATTCGATTCTGTTCAGGACGCAATCGACGATGCCGGGCTGGGTTACGCCTGGGACCGATCGGGCAACCCGATTGTGAACACCGGCCCCAACTCCATGGTTGGGCACGGGCGTCCATCCCACCAGATCAAGATCGCGCCTGGGCACATTCTTCACATCGACGTTGGCGTTCAGGTGGATGGCTACTGCTCGGACGTTCAACGGTGTTGGTATGTGCAGGAGGCCGGTGAGGCGGCACTTCCAGAGGATGTGGTGACCGCGTGGGCGGCCGTGATGGGCGCTATCGACGCCGGGAGGAAGGCGCTGGCGCCGGGCGCACTCGGCTGGCAGGTAGACAAGGCCGCGCGCAGCGCACTGGTTGCATCCGGGTACCCGCAGTACATGCATGCGCTGGGGCATCAAGTTGGCCGTGCGGCGCATGACGGCGGCGGCGTGCTGGGACCAACCTGGGAGCGATACGGACGGACAACCTCCATGAGCGTTGAGGAAGGCGAAGTCTATACGCTGGAGCTGGGTGTGATGGTGGAGGGCCGCGGTTACCTGGGAGTTGAGGAGATGGTGGTGGTAACCGGCGACGGCTGCGACTACCTGACGGAGCGACAGACGGAGCTGCCGCTGCTTGCCGCGGACCGGACGGCATGA
- a CDS encoding alcohol dehydrogenase catalytic domain-containing protein has translation MKALVFRGERQLAVEEAPEPRPAAGEALIEVSCCGICGSDLSGYLGHSARRNRSVPLIMGHEVCGTVRDITPGAGDAVAIGDRVALQPVIACGTCPACRRGSPHLCPSMSLIGIERHGGFAPLLAAPVNRLFPIPDSLPDSAAALCETLAVEVHLFREFAPPLLRCTVVLGCGPQGLLAIQLARLAGANPIVAVDIAPYRLETARKMGAAFTVDARSDSVNGQVMALTDGWGSEFVVETSGASAMRAGAPGLVAPGGTLALIGLGAGETEMNFLPVVAKEIRIQGSYCYRDDDFVRALELLSTGSIDTAGMTTVSPLADGAQLFDTLVTDPGRLVKVLLSSAS, from the coding sequence ATGAAGGCGCTGGTCTTTCGCGGCGAGAGGCAGCTGGCCGTTGAGGAGGCGCCGGAGCCCCGGCCGGCAGCGGGCGAAGCGCTGATAGAGGTCAGCTGTTGCGGAATCTGCGGCTCCGACCTCAGCGGGTACCTCGGGCACAGCGCGCGCCGCAATCGCAGCGTCCCGCTCATCATGGGCCACGAGGTCTGCGGCACGGTACGGGATATTACTCCCGGCGCCGGTGATGCAGTTGCGATCGGTGACCGGGTGGCGCTGCAGCCGGTGATCGCATGCGGAACGTGTCCCGCGTGTCGCCGCGGCAGCCCGCACCTGTGCCCTTCCATGTCTCTGATCGGCATCGAGCGCCACGGCGGATTCGCGCCGCTGCTTGCGGCGCCGGTAAACCGGCTCTTCCCGATTCCCGATTCACTCCCGGATTCCGCCGCGGCGTTGTGCGAAACGCTTGCCGTGGAGGTGCATCTGTTCCGAGAGTTTGCACCCCCACTGCTGCGCTGCACCGTGGTGCTTGGATGCGGCCCGCAAGGGCTGCTGGCGATACAACTTGCGCGCCTGGCGGGCGCAAATCCGATTGTAGCGGTCGACATTGCGCCATACCGTCTGGAGACCGCCCGCAAGATGGGCGCCGCATTCACGGTGGATGCACGCTCGGATAGTGTGAACGGGCAGGTTATGGCCCTGACGGATGGTTGGGGATCGGAGTTTGTCGTAGAGACGAGCGGCGCATCGGCGATGCGGGCCGGCGCACCCGGGCTTGTGGCGCCCGGCGGCACCCTGGCGCTGATTGGGCTGGGCGCGGGTGAGACGGAGATGAACTTTCTGCCGGTTGTGGCGAAGGAGATCCGGATTCAGGGAAGCTACTGCTACCGCGACGACGACTTTGTTCGCGCGCTGGAGCTGCTTTCCACCGGGAGTATCGATACCGCCGGGATGACCACCGTGTCGCCACTGGCGGATGGCGCGCAGCTCTTTGACACGCTGGTGACCGACCCCGGGCGTCTCGTGAAGGTGCTGCTCAGCTCTGCGTCCTGA